AAGCCTGCACCAGGTTCTTTCAAACCAAAGCTCATCTGGATACCTTCATCCGGTTGGATACGGATAATCAGTTTGTTCTCTGGTGCATCTTGGCCAAATACTGGATGTGGTGTGTTCTTAAAGTGAATCACGATTTCAGTTACACGTGTAGGTAAACGTTTACCAGTACGTACGTAGAAAGGAACACCATTCCAACGCCAGTTATTGATGTGAGCTTTCAAGCCGATGTAAGTTTCAGTACGAGAGTCATCCGCAACACCTGGTTCTTCACGATAACCTAACAATTGCTGGCCGCGAACGTCTGATGCTGTGTATTGACCTAGGACCAAGTCTTTACGCAGATCATCTTCTTCTAGTGGTTTTAGACACTGAAGGACTTTAACCACTTCGTCACGAATAGAATCCGCATTGATTTGAGCTGGCGGCTCCATGCCTACCATTGCTAGTACTTGTAGCAGATGGTTTTGGAACATGTCGCGCACAGCCCCAGAGCTGTCGTAGTATCCGCCACGTTCTTCAACGCCTAGGAACTCAGCACCCGTGATTTCAACGTAATCAATGAAATTACGATTCCACAGTGGTTCAAACATCGCGTTTGAGAAACGAAGCACTAGAAGGTTTTGTACCGTTTCTTTACCAAGGTAATGGTCGATACGGTAGATCTGGTGTTCTTGGAAGTGATGATGGATCTCTTCATCCAACGCCTGAGCAGATGCTAGGTCGTAACCAAATGGCTTCTCAATGATAAGACGACGCCAGCCGTTCTTCTCATCGTTCAGGCCATGCGCAGCAAGGTTTGCTGGGATCACACCATATAAACTTGGCGGCGTTGCCAAATAGAACAGTGTGTTATGGTTTTCGAATTGGTAGTCTTGCTCAAGATTATCTAGACGTTGTGCTAAACGAGCGTAGTCGTCTACATCTGAAGTGTTGATCGCCTGGTAATGCAAATGCTCAATGAATGCATTTAGCGTCTCTGGTTCAGTTTTTTCCATTTCCTGAAGAGACTTCTTCAGCTTCTCACGGTAAGACTCGTCGCTGTACTCAGTACGGCTCACTCCAAGAATCGCAAAGGATTCAGGAAGTTGATTGCTAGCATACAGGTGGTATAAAGCAGGAATTAACTTACGATAAGTTAGATCTCCCGACGCACCAAAAATAACGATGCTGCTGTTTTCAGGTATTACCATCATCTTTCCTATAAAAACAAGGTTTTTAGTATTCGCCAAAGGTATCAGCGACATACAAAAATAGATAATAGGTCTTAACTATTACATCAATAGCAAGTGCCTATTACACTTGAGAATGCGTTTGGTAAACGAGGGTGAAAGCTATCACCTCTATTCGGGACAGTATTGTCTATGACTATTTGATTTACATCAACCACTGTGAAGGCAATCGATTAAATATTGGCTCACTTTGTCCGGAATATAAGCGATTATTGAGTTCGTAAAGCCCGTTGTGACGATAATTCCTCGTTCACGAACATTGTAGTTAATAAAGAATGGTATCTGGTCGGTGGAGTTAACTGCGGGATATCCGAAGAAAGCAAACAGCGCTTTACTCAACTGATTTCGCATTCTACGTTTAAATTAAGCGCTACCTTCAAGCAAACGAGAATCTTTTAAGCAGGAGGAGCTTTAAGTAGAAGGGAAGACTTTAAATAAAGAGTACTACCTTCTAATTTTGCCCTATCGTTTCGCTCTATTATAGCACCTCTCAGGGCGACCGACGGTGCCATAGTTTAAGTCGGCAACCAACTCACCCGTCGTGATCAAAAACTCTAAGTAGCGTCTGGCTGTGGTTCGGCTTGCACCAATACGTTCACCCGCTTCGTCCGCCGTGATGTTGGTCGCGCTTACTTGCTGAAAAAGCGCTCTGATCTTATCCAACGTTACGCCATCAATTCCTTTGGGTAAGGTTGATACCTTTCCTGAGCCCGCTTTCGCATTGGCTTGCAGCATCTTATCAACCAAGCCTTGGTTCAAATCCGATACACTTTCAAACTCTTGCTGTCGCGATTGATACTTTTTCAGCGCCGCTTCTAAGCGAGGAAACATCACAGGTTTCAACAAATAATCTACCACTCCACCGCGCATTGCCTGTTGCAGAGTATCCACATCCCGAGCAGCAGTAATCAAGATAACGTCACAACCTTGATTGCTTCCTCTTACGTGATTCAGAATATCCAATCCACACCCATCAGGGAGATACACATCCAACAAAACCAAATCCGGCTTTAAGATATCCAATTGCATTAAGGCTTCAGACTGCGTGGTCGCAATCCCCACCACATCAAAGCCACCCATCTGTTCTAAATAACGATGGTGTAGCTCTGCAATCGCAATATCATCTTCAATGACCATGACTCTCGTGATTGCGCTCATTTATGTTCTTCCTTTAACCATGCTTTTTCCGTCACGATGATCTTCACAAGATCGCTTCGCGCTTAATTATTATTGTTCATCTTTTGGCAAATAAACCGTCATTCGTGTGCCAAAGTCGTGGTTGTCGACCATTTCAAGCTGACCTTGATATCGATCTGTCAGTTGCTTTATCAGATACAAACCAACACCGCGATTTTGCTTCGCTTTACTCGAGACGCCTTTTTCGGTGAGTGCTTTGGTCTCCAAGTCTTTCGGTAAACCACACCCTTTGTCTTCTACTTCTATGATAATTTCATTACCAAAATCACTGATTGAAACTTCAATAACCCGACGCGCTGGAGCAATTTGAGCCTCTTGCTTAATAGCCGTCATAGTGGCATCAAAGGCATTATCAATCAGGTTGCCTAGAATTGTGACAACGTCATCCGCGTTCAGCCAACTAGGCAGCGCTTCAAGCCTTGAGCCTTCTTCGACTTTGAGCTCTAAACCAATTTCCCTCGCGCGCTCCGTTTTCCCTAAGAGCATACCTGCAATAAGCGGGTCTTTAACGGTTTCACGCAAGAACTCGATCAAGCTTTGGTAGTGTGCGGTTTCTTGGCCAATCAGTTGCTGTACTGAATCCAACTCGCCCATCTGAATTAGGCCACTGATAGTGTTTAACTTATTTTGGTGTTCGTGCGTTTGCGAACGTAGCAAATCCGCATACTCTTTAGTTTGAGAAAGCTGATCAGTTAAATCATTAATCTCATCTCGTAATCGGAAACTGGACACCGCACCGACCACTTCACCGGCCACAGTAATTGGGCTACGGTTAGCAATAATTCGTTTGTTATTCAGGTATAATTCAACATCGTGGTCAATTTCTCCCGTTGATAAAAGTTTCTCCAAATCACTGCCAGCCAATACATCGGCAAGGCGCTGATTAAGGGATTTATCCCTGTCTATCGACAAAATATCGCAGGCACTTTTATTAATAGAACGCAAAATGCCGTGCTTATCGATACTCAGAATGCCCTCTTTCACGGTACTCATGGTTACATCTAACTCAACATACAATCGGCCTATCTCTTCAGGCTCAAAGCCTAAAATAGCGCGCTGAAAACGGCGAGAGACATAACTTGAAATCAAAGCGTTGACCGCAA
The Vibrio kanaloae genome window above contains:
- the zwf gene encoding glucose-6-phosphate dehydrogenase, which codes for MVIPENSSIVIFGASGDLTYRKLIPALYHLYASNQLPESFAILGVSRTEYSDESYREKLKKSLQEMEKTEPETLNAFIEHLHYQAINTSDVDDYARLAQRLDNLEQDYQFENHNTLFYLATPPSLYGVIPANLAAHGLNDEKNGWRRLIIEKPFGYDLASAQALDEEIHHHFQEHQIYRIDHYLGKETVQNLLVLRFSNAMFEPLWNRNFIDYVEITGAEFLGVEERGGYYDSSGAVRDMFQNHLLQVLAMVGMEPPAQINADSIRDEVVKVLQCLKPLEEDDLRKDLVLGQYTASDVRGQQLLGYREEPGVADDSRTETYIGLKAHINNWRWNGVPFYVRTGKRLPTRVTEIVIHFKNTPHPVFGQDAPENKLIIRIQPDEGIQMSFGLKEPGAGFKAKEVKMNFSYSDLPETQMLTAYERLLLDALNGDATLFARTDAVEACWKYVQPILDFKQDPQALFGYACGTWGPQEADELLQRDGRAWRFPCKNLTDTDYCEL
- a CDS encoding response regulator, with product MSAITRVMVIEDDIAIAELHHRYLEQMGGFDVVGIATTQSEALMQLDILKPDLVLLDVYLPDGCGLDILNHVRGSNQGCDVILITAARDVDTLQQAMRGGVVDYLLKPVMFPRLEAALKKYQSRQQEFESVSDLNQGLVDKMLQANAKAGSGKVSTLPKGIDGVTLDKIRALFQQVSATNITADEAGERIGASRTTARRYLEFLITTGELVADLNYGTVGRPERCYNRAKR
- a CDS encoding ATP-binding protein encodes the protein MKWSSISFRKRLLIIMTVTGLVELLILSAAGFYYIKQSQEQEMGLKALGVAEFLSESPLVTSIIQENGTLDANGVPYVLSEETQVKFRNLTQLIGAAFIVVGDDKGIRLIHPYDDRLGKPMRGGDNQKALVLGESYVSTAKGSLGFSVRGKSAVKDAQGNVIGVVSVGYLLDSLQDRIEPYLAFLIVMALLVVAVNALISSYVSRRFQRAILGFEPEEIGRLYVELDVTMSTVKEGILSIDKHGILRSINKSACDILSIDRDKSLNQRLADVLAGSDLEKLLSTGEIDHDVELYLNNKRIIANRSPITVAGEVVGAVSSFRLRDEINDLTDQLSQTKEYADLLRSQTHEHQNKLNTISGLIQMGELDSVQQLIGQETAHYQSLIEFLRETVKDPLIAGMLLGKTERAREIGLELKVEEGSRLEALPSWLNADDVVTILGNLIDNAFDATMTAIKQEAQIAPARRVIEVSISDFGNEIIIEVEDKGCGLPKDLETKALTEKGVSSKAKQNRGVGLYLIKQLTDRYQGQLEMVDNHDFGTRMTVYLPKDEQ